A single genomic interval of Spirosoma taeanense harbors:
- a CDS encoding TonB-dependent receptor, whose amino-acid sequence MLKRLPQSAFLFAFLGTYSLFAQTPTPSSLDDTLQLNEVVVRGYATNRRLLETAASVGLLTRRDLNQRFGTPTLVPALNTLPGVRADERSPGSYRLAIRGSAIRSPFGVRNVKAYWNELPLTDAGGNTPLNALDVRALGRIEVIKGPSGSLYGAGTGGTILFSGLAVPQGQSNVEVSALGGSYGLLGNGVVVQTGKNNSAITLNYNHLQSDGYRNHSALVRDNISLIGSFNVSDKRTVSVLGLYSDLHYQTPGGLTQAQFQVNPRASRLATRTLPSSAEQRAGIYQKVGYLGLSHEYRWNDRIQNTTVLYGSTTDFANPFITNYEKRTDQGMGGRTVTQIRLPNGPLPTTFTVGAELLRNFTIVRNFGNRLGTADTIQTDEELIARQSTVFAQAEMQLPARFRLTAGLSRNDVRYGFTRFPTRAIGALPATLLTRNFSPVWLPRLALLRTFGPNVSGFVSISTGYSAPSSQEVRPSAGGFSTTLNPERGTSYEAGLRGSAIQSRLRYDVAVYQFALRQTIVRRSNEAGAEYFINAGRTDQRGLEAQFSYDFVRPTFLSATERGFLSLLRIWHSLTLTDYRFRDYIQGTSDLSNNRVPGVAPATLVTGLDAETRPGLYAHLTYQFLNPFPLNDANTVSALPTRLLQATLGFRRPFGQHWTLDVYASGDNLLNQTYSLGYDLNAVGNRYYNASPTRNGIGGIRISAKW is encoded by the coding sequence GTGGTGGTGCGGGGTTATGCCACCAACCGACGACTGCTCGAAACGGCAGCTTCGGTGGGTCTGCTGACGCGCCGGGATCTAAACCAGCGCTTCGGCACCCCTACCCTTGTTCCAGCACTCAACACGCTTCCCGGCGTTCGGGCCGACGAGCGCTCACCGGGCAGTTACCGGCTGGCCATCCGGGGCAGCGCGATCCGGTCGCCATTTGGTGTGCGGAACGTAAAGGCCTACTGGAACGAGTTGCCGCTGACCGATGCGGGCGGCAACACGCCACTCAACGCGCTGGACGTTCGGGCACTGGGCCGGATCGAAGTGATCAAAGGGCCATCGGGAAGTTTGTACGGAGCCGGAACGGGTGGCACGATTCTGTTTAGTGGACTGGCGGTTCCGCAGGGACAATCGAACGTAGAGGTATCGGCTTTAGGCGGCAGTTACGGCCTGCTGGGTAATGGCGTAGTGGTGCAGACCGGCAAGAACAACTCGGCCATCACGCTCAATTACAACCATCTGCAAAGCGACGGTTATCGAAACCACAGTGCTCTGGTACGGGACAACATCAGCCTGATCGGGTCGTTCAACGTCAGCGACAAACGCACGGTTTCGGTACTGGGCCTCTACTCAGACCTGCACTACCAGACACCGGGCGGACTGACCCAGGCACAATTCCAGGTCAACCCCCGCGCGTCGCGTCTGGCTACCCGAACACTCCCCAGCAGCGCCGAACAGCGGGCGGGTATCTATCAGAAAGTTGGCTATCTCGGTCTGTCGCATGAATATCGCTGGAATGACCGCATCCAGAATACGACGGTTCTTTACGGCTCAACAACCGACTTTGCCAACCCGTTTATCACGAACTACGAAAAGCGCACCGATCAGGGCATGGGTGGCCGAACCGTTACCCAGATTCGCCTGCCAAATGGTCCGCTGCCCACGACCTTTACGGTTGGCGCCGAGCTACTACGTAACTTTACTATTGTTCGGAACTTTGGTAACCGTCTCGGCACAGCCGATACCATCCAGACCGACGAAGAACTCATTGCCCGCCAGTCTACGGTTTTTGCGCAGGCCGAAATGCAGCTTCCCGCCCGGTTTAGACTAACAGCAGGGCTCAGCCGTAACGACGTTCGTTACGGATTTACGCGCTTCCCGACGCGGGCTATTGGCGCTTTACCGGCCACATTGCTGACGCGCAATTTTTCGCCGGTCTGGTTACCACGGCTGGCGTTGCTGCGTACGTTCGGGCCGAACGTTTCGGGCTTTGTCAGCATCAGCACGGGCTATTCAGCGCCATCGAGTCAGGAAGTTCGGCCATCGGCGGGGGGATTCAGTACAACGCTCAACCCCGAGCGGGGCACGAGTTACGAAGCGGGCTTACGCGGTTCGGCCATCCAGAGCCGACTACGGTATGATGTGGCGGTGTATCAGTTTGCGCTCCGCCAGACTATCGTCCGACGCTCGAACGAAGCCGGGGCCGAATATTTCATCAACGCGGGTCGGACAGATCAGCGCGGCCTGGAAGCGCAGTTTTCGTATGACTTTGTCCGCCCGACTTTTCTTTCTGCCACCGAACGCGGGTTTCTCTCCCTTCTGCGCATCTGGCACAGCCTGACCCTGACGGATTACCGCTTCCGGGATTACATCCAGGGAACCAGTGATCTGTCCAACAATCGGGTGCCGGGAGTCGCACCGGCTACGCTCGTAACGGGTCTGGATGCCGAAACACGACCGGGCCTTTACGCTCACCTGACGTACCAGTTCCTGAACCCGTTCCCGCTCAACGACGCCAACACGGTTAGCGCCCTGCCGACGCGTTTACTGCAGGCCACGCTGGGTTTCCGCCGACCCTTTGGGCAGCACTGGACGCTGGATGTGTACGCCAGTGGCGACAACCTGCTAAACCAGACCTATTCGCTCGGCTACGACCTGAACGCCGTGGGTAACCGCTATTATAATGCCTCCCCGACCCGTAATGGCATCGGCGGAATCCGGATTAGCGCCAAGTGGTGA
- a CDS encoding ABC transporter ATP-binding protein has translation MLTVSNLTKAYNGRTVLTISDLQLPIGVHYFRGGNGSGKTTFFRTVAGLLPFSGEIRLDGQYEINRDPVAYRLRVNYAEAEPLYPPFLTPRDLAGFVGRAKRNPAGQVDELTDVLGVGNFWTQPTGTFSSGMLKKLSLLLALLGRPRLVLLDEPLTTLDVTTATRLFDYVRRLRDEENVSFCLTSHQDVSLTGLSLTSTWQVSDGQISPVT, from the coding sequence TTGCTGACTGTTTCGAACCTGACTAAAGCCTATAACGGACGTACCGTTCTGACCATATCGGATTTACAGCTGCCAATAGGGGTTCATTACTTCCGGGGTGGCAACGGCTCGGGCAAGACCACCTTTTTCCGTACGGTCGCGGGTTTGCTGCCCTTTTCGGGCGAAATACGGCTGGACGGCCAGTATGAAATCAACCGCGATCCGGTTGCGTATCGGCTACGGGTCAATTACGCCGAAGCCGAGCCGCTTTACCCGCCTTTTCTGACGCCCCGTGATCTGGCCGGATTTGTCGGCCGCGCCAAACGTAATCCGGCGGGGCAGGTCGACGAACTGACTGACGTGCTGGGGGTCGGAAACTTCTGGACACAACCGACCGGGACGTTTTCGAGCGGTATGCTCAAGAAATTATCGCTGCTGCTCGCGCTGCTTGGCAGGCCCCGGCTGGTGCTACTGGACGAACCCCTGACGACCCTAGACGTAACGACAGCCACCCGACTGTTCGATTACGTCCGGCGGCTCCGCGATGAAGAGAACGTATCGTTTTGTCTGACCTCACACCAGGACGTTAGCCTGACGGGCCTATCGCTGACCAGCACCTGGCAGGTTAGCGACGGTCAAATTAGCCCCGTAACCTGA